The Chryseolinea soli nucleotide sequence GACGTACAGGGTGGCCGTTACATCCAACAATACAATCGCGACGAACCCATTCTTCCCATCGTCAACGATTTTACCACGCTGCTCCTGGAAAAAAATCTCATGAAGATCTATGAGCGCGAATACGTCGATGTGAATTATACCCGCCACCTCAATGAATATTTCACCGTCAATACAACCTGGTCGTGGATGAACCGGCGCGAACTTTTCAACAACACGAATTATAAATGGGTCGATCGCGAGAAAATCGAAGGCTACACCGCCAACCAGCCCGTGAATGATGAATTGACCGATACGTCTTTCCCGGAACACCAGGCCTTCATTGGTTCTGTGGGGCTTGTGGCCCGCCCCTGGATAAAATACAACATCCGGAACGGACACAAATCGGAGATCCCCAACTCGTCGCCTTCCTTTATGTTGGACTACCGGCGCGCTTTCGATAACGTGTTGGGCAGCGACGTGAGCTATGATCAGATCGAATTGGGATTCAAACACCGGTTTAAAGTCGGAGTGCGCGGCACAACCGACATTGCCTTGCGCGCCGGCTCGTTCCTGAACACCGACAAGATGTATTTCATGGACTACAAACATTTCCTCGGCAACCAAACACCGTTCATCACCAACGACCCCGTGGGCAGCTTCCGGTTGCTCGACTACTACCGCTACAGCACGGCCGACAAATATTTTGCGGGCAATCTGCATTATCAGTTCCGGAAATTTCTCGTGACCAACATTCCGCTGGTGCGCCTGGCCGGCATTCGCGAAAATGTGTTTGTCAACTACCTGGCCACCCCCACGTCCAAGAACTACACCGAAGTGGGCTATTCCATCGATGGCATTTTGCGCATTTTCCGTTTGGAAGCGGCGGCAGCATTTCAGGATGGGAAATACCTGGATTATGGAATCCGGATTGGCATCACCTCCAATTTCATGGTTTCATTCTCGGATCAATAACGGGATTCGTCGAAAAATAGGGTGAAAGGCATGTGCGTGATGGTTTCGGTCGAACATTATATGGGGGGTATTGCGTTTGATCAGTATCTTGGGTCTCCAAATTTTTCCGGGATAACGTGCAGCGCAGATGAAAATGAACCTCTCCAACTTTCTATCGATCGGTTCTTTGATTATTCTTTTTGGATACATCACCTATAACGAAGTGTCCACACGAACCACCGAACACGCCATCTCCGACGAGGGCGTGTACGAAGTTCCGTTCGATGAATCCGATCAGCGTTTGCCCGCCGTGTCGTTCGATGTGCCAGCGGAAATGACCTTTGCCGGCGAGCCCGTGCCCCTCAGCATTCCCGACGTGCACGAGCGTCTCGACAAAGAATTGCAGATCAATTGCTACCTGCACAGCAACACCATATTCCTCATCAAGCGCGCCAACCGCTGGCTTCCACAAATGCAGGCGATCCTGGAGAAACATGGCATCCCCCAGGATTTCAAATACCTTCCCCTCATCGAAAGTAATTTATTGAACGTGGTGTCGCCCCGCGATGCCGTAGGCTATTGGCAGATCCTGAAAACTTCCGGCAAGGAATTGAACCTCGAGATCACCGACGAGGTGGACGAACGCTACGATCCCCTGAAGGCCACCGAGGCAGCGTGTAAATATTTGAAGAAAGCCTACCAGAAATTTGGAAGCTGGACCATCGTGGCCGCATCCTACAACCGCGGCATGGGCGGCATAGAACGGGCTTTGGAAGATCAACAGGAAAAGTCGTACTACGATCTGTATCTCAACGATGAGACTTCCCGCTATGTGTTTCGCATTCTGGCCATCAAAGAAATTGCCGAACACCCGCTGCGCTATGGCTTCAAGATCGACCCCGCCCACCTGTACCAGGAAGAACCGTTGAAATACATCGAGGTGACCGAGTCCATAAAAGACCTTGTCTCCTTTGCCAAAGCGCAGGGCACCAACTATAAATTGTTGAAGCGCCACAATCCCTGGCTCCGCGAAGATCGCCTCACGGTGAAACGCGGCGAGCATTACCGGATAGCCCTCCCGGCATAACGGATCGCGCCGGCAACTTCCTGTTCGCAGCTTTCGGACACACTGCTTTTTACACGTGCGGTTTGTGATTTGCATGAGTGAAACCATGCTTTTCTTTACCTTCGCTGTCGTAAAAAAAGAAATTGCTATGCGCCCGTACATCCTCGCCGAGAACAACTGGAAAACGATTAACGAAACAGGTTTCGAAGTAGCCGTGCTGCCCTGGGGGGCATGCGAGGCGCACAACTATCATCTGCCTTATGGTACGGATATTATCGAAGCAGATCAGGTGTCGGCCGAAGCCGCGCGCATCGCGTGGGAAAGTGGATCGCGCGTGATCGTGCTCCCCACCATTCCCTTTGGCGTAAACACAGGCCAGTTCGATGTCAAGCTCGACATCAACATGAACCCCAGCACGCAGTTCGCCGTGTTGCGCGACATCATCACAGTACTGAATAGGCAGGGAATTTTCAAGCTGATCATCCTCAACAGTCACGGCGGCAACGACTTCAAAACCATGATCCGCGAATTGGGGCTGGTCTTTCCCGACATGTTCCTTTGCTCCTGCAATTGGTATCAGGCATTGGATCAAAAAGAATTCTTCGAGAACAAAGACGACCACGCCGGCGAAATGGAAACCAGCGTGATCATGCACCTCCGCCCCGAACTGGTAGCACCCCTTTCCACAGCCGGCGATGGAGCAGCAAAAAAATTCCGGATCTCGGCGATGCGCGAAGGCTGGGCATGGGCCGAACGCAAATGGCTGCAGGTGACCAAAGACACCGGCGTGGGCGATCCCCGCAAGGCCACACCGGAAAAAGGAGCAGCCTATTTCAAAGCCGTCACAGAGAAAGTAGCCGGATTTTTTATCGAGGTGGCTAAAGCAGATCGCACCGATCTGTATGCCTAGTGGACGCTGAAATGAAAACAAGGAACAGGAAGCATTCGACTTCTTTGCGTACCCGCGCCCTCTGTATTTCTTTGCGTTGACTTTGCGCCTCTGCGCCTTCGCGGTTCAATGCCTTTAATACTTCCTTGTTGAGTCTTTCGAAGTAAAACAAATTTTGGCGGCCCCCTTCGGAGGCCTCAGGGTCGGGCTATCCGTTCCAAGTCCGTCCACGCCCAGGCCCACGCACTTCGGGCTTTCCACTTCTATCCCTGGCCGGTGTATGGAATGCCTTTGCTTCGAAAAAAAACACGCAACAAATACGGCGACTTAAAAACTACAGGAAATGCACGGGGCCGGATTGGCCACGTGCGATAAGAATGTTAACAAAGAAAAATTAAAGAACCGCTTCCGACGACTCACCCTTCGAGATCCAGAAATTGCCAAAGCCCTCACCAATCTGGATGGTCAGGATCTGCAACGCCAACATCTCCAGGATGGCCAGGAAATTAAAGATCACACCGATGCGTGTTGGATATTGTTCCAACAGCTCTGTAAACGACATGCGCTGACGGCGCGTAAGTTCATCCACGATATGTTTCTTTTGCCCCTCAACGGTATAAGGATATTGGATCACCTGGTGAACAGGTTTATTCTTTTCCGCATCAAAACGCTTCAACACTTTTTCGAAGATGGTCATCAGCTTGAACACCGTAACGTCCTGCAACTCGGCCTCCACGTTGGTGCTCTCGGCCAGCGTTTTCAATTCCTTCATCAGGTTGCCGCGGCGTTCTTTCATCAGTTCGGTCTCTTCCATTTTGTGGAAGCTTTCGATCACCGATTTGTATTTCTTATACTCCAACAGGTGCTTCACCAGTTCTTCGCGCGGGTCGATCTCGTTGCCGGCTTCGTCCAGTTGCGGGCGGGGCAGCAACATTTTCGATTTGATGCGCATCAGCGTAGCGGCCACCAAAATAAACTCACTGGCAACCTCGATGTTGAGGGCCTCCATTTGGCGGATATAGTCCAGGAAATCGTTTGTGATCTTGGCGATGGGAATATCGTAGATATCCAACTCGTCGCGCTCGATAAAGAACAACAAAAGGTCGAAAGGACCTTCAAAAAGGGGAAGTTTTACTTCAAAGTTTTCCTGCGTTGTCATAAGAATGGCCACAAATTTATTTAAATCCGACAATAAAAATGGATAGGGTAGAAATAACTAACTTTGTGGCCTGTTTGGCGTTGAAAAGCTCGATAGAACACTTAGCTTGTACCACTGTTAGGGTCCTTTGAACAAATACTATGCTGATAACCCCCGGAAAATTATTGGCCGGTATAAATAGCCCGGACGACATCAAAAAACTTGATCAGGCGCAGTTGGTGCAACTTTGCGAAGATCTCCGCCACTTCATCATTGACAACGTTTCCGTGTATGGCGGCCATTTTGGGGCCAGCCTGGGCGTGGTCGAGCTCACGGTGGCCCTCCACTACGTGCTCAACACCCCCTACGACCAACTGGTCTGGGATGTGGGCCACCAGGCCTACGGACACAAGATCCTGACCGGCCGCCGCGACCAATTCCACACCAACCGCCTCTACAAAGGCCTTTCCGGCTTCCCCAAAAGAAAAGAAAGCGAATACGATACCTTTGGCGTAGGCCACTCGTCCACATCCATTTCCGCAGCCCTGGGGATGGCCGCCGCATCGCAATACCTCAAAATTGAAGATAAACAGCACGTAGCCGTCATCGGCGACGGCGCCATGACGGGCGGCATGGCCTTCGAAGGCCTCAATCACGCCGGCGTTTCCGACACCAACGTCCTGATTATCCTCAACGATAACTGCATGGCGATCGACCCCAACGTGGGCGCCCTGAAAGATTATCTCACCGACATCACCACCAGCCGCACCTACAACAAACTGAAGGACGAAGTCTGGAACCTGCTGGGCAAACTTTCCATGTTTGGCAAAAGCGCCCAGGAGATCGTTTCAAAGGTGGAGAACGGCATCAAGGGCACGCTGCTCAGCCAAAGCAACCTCTTCGAATCGCTCAACCTGAGATATTTTGGTCCCGTAGATGGTCACGACGTCAATCACCTCGTAGCCGTACTCAACGACCTGAAAAACATCAAGGGTCCGAAAATTCTGCATTGCATCACCACAAAAGGAAAGGGCTACGCGCCCGCAGAAAAAGGCAACGCCACCACCTGGCACGCACCCGGCACATTCGATAAGATCACGGGAGAGATCCACAAAAAAATATACAGCGTCCCCCAAGCACCCAAATACCAGGACGTTTTTGGCCACACCATCGTAGAGCTTGCCAAGGCCAACGACAAGATCATGGGCATCACGCCCGCCATGCCTTCCGGCTCGTCCCTCAACATCATGATGAAGGAAATGCCCGAGCGCGCCTTCGACGTAGGCATTGCTGAGCAACACGCCGTCACTTTTTCGGCTGGTCTGGCCACGCAAGGTCTCATTCCGTTCTGTAACATCTACAGCACGTTCATGCAGCGCGCCTACGACCAGGTGATCCACGACGTCTGCATTCAGAACCTTCCGGTGAATTTCTTCCTCGACCGCGCTGGATTTTCAGGAGCCGACGGCCCTACGCACCACGGTGCTTATGACCTGGCCTACTTCCGGTGCTTGCCCAACATGATCGTGGCTGCGCCGATGAACGAAGCGGAGCTGCGAAACCTCATGTTCACGGCACAGCTACCGCGCACCGAGCAAGCCTTTTCCATCCGCTATCCCCGTGGCCAGGGCGTCATGCCCAATTGGCGTACACCCATGGAGGAGATCAAGATCGGCACCGGGCGTAAGATCCGTGCCGGCGAAGAACTGGCCATCCTCACCATCGGCCACATCGGCAACTATGCCGTCGAGGTGTGCGAGCGCCTGGCAGCCCAACACATCGAGGTGGCGCACTACGACATGCGCTTTGTGAAACCGCTCGACGAGGCCATGCTCCACGAAATATTTTCGACCTACAAAAAAGTGCTCACCGTGGAAGACGGCTGCGTGCAGGGTGGTTTTGGAAGCGCCGTGCTGGAATTCATGGCCGACCACCACTATCACGCAGACGTGAAACGCCTCGGCATTCCCGATGGCATCGTGGAACACGGCGAACAATACGAACTTCACCGCGAGAGCGGCTTCGATCCCGATGGCATCGAAAAAGCCGTGATCGGCATGTTGGAACACGCATAGCAACACGACGTTTGATGGGCAGAATTTTTTTCCAGGAACGTGGACAAGGACGACCAGTGATACTCCTGCATGGTTTCCCGATGCACCAAGAGGTGTGGAACGATTTTGCCCCGCGCTTGGCCGACTCCTGCCGCGTCATCACACCCGATCTCCCCGGTTTTGGCAAGACCCCCATATTGCCACAGGCATTTTCCATCGCCGACGTGGCCCTGGAAGTCCTGAATTTTTGCGCGGAAAAAGAAATTCACAACAGCGTGGTCATTGGCCATTCGCTGGGCGGCTACGTGGCCCTGGCGATGGTCGAAAAAAATCCCGTGCGTTTTGCAGGCCTCGGACTTTTTCACTCCACAGCCTATGCCGATTCGGCAGAGAAAAAATATTCCCGGACGAAGGTCGTGGAATTTGTGGATCAGCACGGCGCGGAACCTTTCACGTCCAATTTTATTCCGCCGCTTTTTGCCCGCCCCGATCATCCCGCCATTCCCCAGGTGCGCAAGCTGTCGGTCCAGGCGACAGCCGATGCGGTGAAAGGCTACACCATTGCCATGCGTGACCGCCCTGAACAACTCAAAACGTTAAAAAATTTCAAAAACCCTACTTTATTTATTGCCGGCGAAAAGGATGGCGGGATCCCGGTGCAGACCGTTCTGGAGCAGTCGAAGCTCTGTCAACAACCTGAAAATCACCTGCTTCAGGATGTGGCCCACATGGGCATGTTCGAGAAACCTGAACAGACAGCCGCTATTATCAGGGACTTTTTGGGCAAAATATCACATTTCAAAGATTGAAAACGGCATTTTGGCGACATTAACTACAACCCTTTGCTAGGTTTAAAGAAAAGAGGAAATTATATTTGCTATTAAGAATACTAATAACCAATCCGATTCTATGGAAGGAAATTTTGACGCATGGAACGCAATGGCCAAAAACATTGCTTATGTCGCGTGGGCAATCTCAATCTTGATCGTAATCTACCACGTGATTCGTCTGGCGACCATGAATGACGCCAAGGTGAAGTACGATTTCATCAACAAAAGCGAGATCAGAACGCTCTGGATAGCTGCTATTATCCTCATCATCGGATGCTGCTTCTACGCTAACGCCAACATCGGCGAACTGTCACCGTTGTGGATCTTCGTACGCGGATTTACCACGTTTGCTATGGGTATGATCGTGGCGTTGATCATTCAAAACATGCTCAAATTCTATTACCCCTTCTTCATCGAAAAACGGTTGAAAGCACTGCGCTACAAGCCGCGCGTTTCTCCGAAAACAGGCAAGGCCATGAAGCTCCTGGGCGAAGAAGAAGAAGATGCTTACCTCGATGAAGGTATGCAAGCCGAAGAAAACGTTTTCTCCGTCGACTACGACGTGTGGAAAGACGAAGAAACCGGCTACGTAAAGATCGAGCGCTATTCTGGTCACCTGCATGCGCTGCAGTGCCCTGAGTGCAACTACCAAACTTTCAAAGTAGTGCGCGAAGAGATCCTGAAGGCCCCTTCCGTAGGCGAAGAAGGCCAGCTGTTGAAACATTTCCAGTGCGGCTACTGTGGCTACAAAGCCAAGAAGACCGTGACACTGAGAATCTCCCAGAAATTCGAAGAGTCTTCGGCTGCTACAGCATAAGACTACACTTTAATCAAAATATGAAAGGCTGCCTTCTAAGAGGGCAGCCTTTTTCGTTTCACGCCTGCAGCAAGGAGCAGCGCGTTTATTCAATTCTGCATTCGACATTCGTGTTATTTCAATCCACCTTCGTGGGATGCTGGAATGGCTCCTGACTTTTTCAGCGCGACGACAACCGCTGGTTACTTACTATCAAGCCGTTCAATACGCGTGGCAAAATATCTTGTTTCACCTCGCCAGGGGAAGATCGCATAACGCTTAATGAAGTAGAGATTCACGCGCTCGCCGCTGAGGGCAACGGTCTCCAATTCCTTGATGAGGTCTGTGTCGCTTTTCTCGACCGAGAAATCGAACGATTCTGCAATGGGACTGGCGTTCTTCAAAGCCCCAAAAGCTTGAAGGTCGATCTTGCCTTCATACGTTTTAAAGGCCACGCCCTTTGTACTGATCCGCAATATTCTTCCGGCCATCACGCCGTCTTCATACACGCCCCAGTAGTAAAAACTGAAAAGCGAAATGAGGGTGATGACAACCAGCGCAATAACAATGCGGAAAACTTTTTTTGATGTGCGCTTAATTTTTTCGCCGAGGGTTAAACGTTCCATAGGTCTTTTTTTTAGAGGTCACTAAAGTTACTAAAGGGCCTGCTGATAAAAAAAGCCACTAGCTCTCCTCGTCGAAATAAATCTTGTAATAGTGCTTGTTCATCGCCTCGTCGTAACCCTTTTCGATGAGCTCGCGGCTGCCATGAATGTAGATGTGAAAATTCTTGTCGAGTTTGAGCACACTCTTGAAGACGCGGGCCTGGCGCTTCACCGCCTGCGCGGAGATCTCGAAATTGTCGGCGATCTGTGCGTCCGACATAAATGTTTTCTCATATTTCCGGAAAGACTCGATCACCGAAGCATCCGCCAGCACCTCCACTTCGAACTCGCTTTGGTTGAACTGCTCCTTCGATTTGAAGAACTCCATAGACCGGTTCAACAGGTCGATCTTGTCGGCCTTCGAAACGCTGAACTCTTCGTCCAACTGATCCCCTACATACTGGCGCGTGAGGTTCATGAAGTTGTGTGTATGATGAAAGGCATCCGACACGGGTTTCACATTGAGAAAATCACTTTTCCAAAACTGAGCGTCCGACTTGTTGGCATTGTCCACGATCAGGATCGAATACCCCTCTTCAACGCCCCGGTTCAAAATAAGACACCCCTTGTCGAGCTTGCGGATGTTCACACCTTCGTCGGCGTGAACGTTGAAGTCACCGGGATTTGCTTTTAACTTCAAATACGTCTCCTTGTTTTCTGACTTGAAGATGCCGATGGCATCCATCGCCTGGTTTTCGATCACCACCCCCGACAAACGGGCCACATATAAGTCACCCGACTTGATGTTGGGATGCTGTGTCGCTTCGTATAAATGCTTCGCGATGTTGACCGAGTTTTCGTGAAACGATTCGGCCTCTTCAAAAATGTTTCGTGCAAATTGAAACAAGGGGTTCAGGGAGAAATCCTCGTTCGAAAACGTGAACGCATAATATTCCGGCGTCGTAAAGTTGGATAGGAAATAGGTGAGGAGCAGTTCTTGCAAGGCATCGTCCTCCACATCCAGGGGTTCTTCGGATAGCCTCAGCAACTCTTGCGCACCACGGTTGCCCACCACATGCACCGACACCTGGAGAATACTACTTTGACTGCGTTCGATCATAAGCGCGGTAGGAAATGATCCGTCTTATCCCGGGGGATCGTTGACGAAAATTAGTTGATGAATTCAAATTTGGTATAGGGCACCAGCGCTTTTGGAATGCGAATGCCTTCCGGCGTCTGATTGTTCTCCAGCAGCGCCGCCACAATGCGAGGCAACGCCAGCGCACTGCCGTTCAAGGTGTGGAGCAGTTGCGTTTTGCCTTCTTTGTTTTTGTAGCGAAGCTTCAGCCGGTTGGCCTGGTACGTTTCAAAGTTGCTGACGGAACTTACTTCCAGCCAACGCTGTTGTCCTGCTGAGTACACTTCCATGTCATACGTCAACGCGGAGGTAAACCCCATGTCGCCGCCGCAAAGTAACAGCTTGCGGTAGGGGAGTTCCAGCTTCTCCAACAGGCCCTGCACGTGGGCACACATTTCGTCCAGGATGCCGTAAGA carries:
- a CDS encoding lytic transglycosylase domain-containing protein, whose protein sequence is MKMNLSNFLSIGSLIILFGYITYNEVSTRTTEHAISDEGVYEVPFDESDQRLPAVSFDVPAEMTFAGEPVPLSIPDVHERLDKELQINCYLHSNTIFLIKRANRWLPQMQAILEKHGIPQDFKYLPLIESNLLNVVSPRDAVGYWQILKTSGKELNLEITDEVDERYDPLKATEAACKYLKKAYQKFGSWTIVAASYNRGMGGIERALEDQQEKSYYDLYLNDETSRYVFRILAIKEIAEHPLRYGFKIDPAHLYQEEPLKYIEVTESIKDLVSFAKAQGTNYKLLKRHNPWLREDRLTVKRGEHYRIALPA
- a CDS encoding creatininase family protein; protein product: MRPYILAENNWKTINETGFEVAVLPWGACEAHNYHLPYGTDIIEADQVSAEAARIAWESGSRVIVLPTIPFGVNTGQFDVKLDINMNPSTQFAVLRDIITVLNRQGIFKLIILNSHGGNDFKTMIRELGLVFPDMFLCSCNWYQALDQKEFFENKDDHAGEMETSVIMHLRPELVAPLSTAGDGAAKKFRISAMREGWAWAERKWLQVTKDTGVGDPRKATPEKGAAYFKAVTEKVAGFFIEVAKADRTDLYA
- a CDS encoding segregation and condensation protein A, with translation MTTQENFEVKLPLFEGPFDLLLFFIERDELDIYDIPIAKITNDFLDYIRQMEALNIEVASEFILVAATLMRIKSKMLLPRPQLDEAGNEIDPREELVKHLLEYKKYKSVIESFHKMEETELMKERRGNLMKELKTLAESTNVEAELQDVTVFKLMTIFEKVLKRFDAEKNKPVHQVIQYPYTVEGQKKHIVDELTRRQRMSFTELLEQYPTRIGVIFNFLAILEMLALQILTIQIGEGFGNFWISKGESSEAVL
- the dxs gene encoding 1-deoxy-D-xylulose-5-phosphate synthase, whose amino-acid sequence is MLITPGKLLAGINSPDDIKKLDQAQLVQLCEDLRHFIIDNVSVYGGHFGASLGVVELTVALHYVLNTPYDQLVWDVGHQAYGHKILTGRRDQFHTNRLYKGLSGFPKRKESEYDTFGVGHSSTSISAALGMAAASQYLKIEDKQHVAVIGDGAMTGGMAFEGLNHAGVSDTNVLIILNDNCMAIDPNVGALKDYLTDITTSRTYNKLKDEVWNLLGKLSMFGKSAQEIVSKVENGIKGTLLSQSNLFESLNLRYFGPVDGHDVNHLVAVLNDLKNIKGPKILHCITTKGKGYAPAEKGNATTWHAPGTFDKITGEIHKKIYSVPQAPKYQDVFGHTIVELAKANDKIMGITPAMPSGSSLNIMMKEMPERAFDVGIAEQHAVTFSAGLATQGLIPFCNIYSTFMQRAYDQVIHDVCIQNLPVNFFLDRAGFSGADGPTHHGAYDLAYFRCLPNMIVAAPMNEAELRNLMFTAQLPRTEQAFSIRYPRGQGVMPNWRTPMEEIKIGTGRKIRAGEELAILTIGHIGNYAVEVCERLAAQHIEVAHYDMRFVKPLDEAMLHEIFSTYKKVLTVEDGCVQGGFGSAVLEFMADHHYHADVKRLGIPDGIVEHGEQYELHRESGFDPDGIEKAVIGMLEHA
- a CDS encoding alpha/beta fold hydrolase, which codes for MGRIFFQERGQGRPVILLHGFPMHQEVWNDFAPRLADSCRVITPDLPGFGKTPILPQAFSIADVALEVLNFCAEKEIHNSVVIGHSLGGYVALAMVEKNPVRFAGLGLFHSTAYADSAEKKYSRTKVVEFVDQHGAEPFTSNFIPPLFARPDHPAIPQVRKLSVQATADAVKGYTIAMRDRPEQLKTLKNFKNPTLFIAGEKDGGIPVQTVLEQSKLCQQPENHLLQDVAHMGMFEKPEQTAAIIRDFLGKISHFKD
- a CDS encoding nucleoid-associated protein, which encodes MIERSQSSILQVSVHVVGNRGAQELLRLSEEPLDVEDDALQELLLTYFLSNFTTPEYYAFTFSNEDFSLNPLFQFARNIFEEAESFHENSVNIAKHLYEATQHPNIKSGDLYVARLSGVVIENQAMDAIGIFKSENKETYLKLKANPGDFNVHADEGVNIRKLDKGCLILNRGVEEGYSILIVDNANKSDAQFWKSDFLNVKPVSDAFHHTHNFMNLTRQYVGDQLDEEFSVSKADKIDLLNRSMEFFKSKEQFNQSEFEVEVLADASVIESFRKYEKTFMSDAQIADNFEISAQAVKRQARVFKSVLKLDKNFHIYIHGSRELIEKGYDEAMNKHYYKIYFDEES